The following nucleotide sequence is from Aquarana catesbeiana isolate 2022-GZ linkage group LG08, ASM4218655v1, whole genome shotgun sequence.
tatggaaccagttccactgggtttgcacaccaaatttggggttcctagcgccaagtggccctgagatatggggccccaaattcggttcagaaaatgaaattttttgctgcagaaaagtgcttggctcgagtataagtcgaggggggcactttcagcacaaaaaaatgtgttgaaaaattcgacttatactcgagtatatacggtaaatgtatTTCACCAAAGTGTTATCAAACCCAAAGCTTTGTAAGAGAAATGACAGCAGCTAAAATCAGCACAGCACGACGTCAGGACGTAGCTCTTCCCCAATGTATTTTGTGCAATAGCATGTCTTCAGGGGACACTTCAGGGGTTGAGTCTCCTGAAGACGTGATATAGCACAAAATGCATTGGGGGCAGAGCTATGTGTTGGCATCTTGCTGATGCCTCTGTCTCCTGGACCAGCGGTCACCTTAGTGAGGGTACACCTACGGTTTTTATTCCTACTATTTTTACTGCTATGTTGCTGgatatggaattttttttaatcctttttttttttatttcaaagctaTATATGGTATCTATATGCCTTTTTACTTTATATAACGCAAGATTGATCCTTTTAATAAAATTCTACACTATATAGTCCTCATGTGGCTCCGCtttatgagtttttttttccaCCCAGCTCtgtctaaccacttgccgaccagccgttgtCATTATACCGTGGCAGAACGTCACGTTCCCGCAAATCAGCGTAGGTGTAAGTCAGCTCCTTTAAGGAGCCATAGAAAGTGCTGGTGCACCCGCTGTAAGGCTGGGGACCCAATGAGTGTGGCCAGCAGCCGCAATGACCGCCAGCCACCTGCAATCACAGGaacaagagccagaacggggatctgtccatgtaaacagacagatccccgttctgacagggaagttagagagagatctgctgtcagcccagcccccatacagttagaaacactcccagggaacacacttaaccccttgatcaccccctagtgttaaccccttccctgccagtgacatttatttgttcacaaaaagctttggccatacttctattttaatggTTAGTATGTACATGGAAAGCATATTTTATGGAAAGAATCTTTTTCATATTAGTTACATTTTAAATGTcacaactatatatttttttttccatttaaggaAGATGGAGGAATGCCATAACAGTACAGAAAATATGTTCTACATTTCAGCATTTTCCTTCACTCAAACTGGACAATGTCTCCTTTTCACTGCAGTTCTAATGATGTATCTGATGACTATTCTTGGAAACATGACCATTGCTGTATTGGTGTGTCTGGTTCCTCAGCTCCATACTCCAATGTATTTCTTCTTGAGTAATCTTGCTATTAGTGATGTTATATATGTTTCAGCTACTCTTCCAAAACTGCTCTCCATACTCCTAACACATGACCACCAGATGTCTTTCTCTGCCTGTATGACTCAGGTGTACTTCTTCTCATTGTCAGCTGCTTCTGATGTATTACTACTGACCTCCATGTCCTATGACCGATATATGGCAATCTGTAAGCCGTTACAATATTCCTTACTTATGAGTAAAGATGTATGCCTTTCATTGGCTCTAACCCCTTGGCTCATATCAATAACTAATACAACAGTCATTGTGTTAGCCACATCTCTGTTGTCCTTCTGTCTCTCACAAAATATTGACCATTTATTTTGTAATCAGAAAGCACTGTATGCAATAACCTCTAGTGATGCTACAAGCAGATACATACTTATGTTATGTCAGGATGCATTGTTGGTATCTGTCCCTTTTTTGGTTATTATGACCTCCTATGTATTCATCATCTCCACCATACTAAAAATTCAATCCTCGGAGGGACGACTGAAAGCTTATTCCAGTTGCACCTCCCACCTCACCACAGTAATATTATTCTATGGTCCAATCATTATATTGTATGGCAAACCAGATTCTGAAGATTCTAAGGAACTGGACAAGTTGCTTACCTTGCTTTATACAGCTGTGGTTCCAATGCTCAACCCATTTGTCTACACTTTAAGGAACAAAGATATTTTTAAtgctatcaaaaatataaaaaagaaatggAACATGATTTACatgaaataaatatttgccagatcCTGTAACTAATTTATTGTATGAGAGCCATGTGCTCAAAGGGCCAGAATATTTAAATATGGATTTAGCATGGTGTATGAAGCCTTCTTTAGGGATTTTGTTCCATAATTTCCCCCGTGTGGATCAGCAGCTCTGTCTGCCATACGTTTTGCCCATCGACCACTTAATCCACTTTAGCCCAAAAGATTCAGAATCTGACACAGCCATCTGTATTTGAGAGCAGAAACTGAAATTaaacatagaaatacagaaaggagttcCAGACTTGATACTGATATAtactcacacacataggttggacttgatggacttgtgtcttttttcaacctcacctactatgtaacttgaaTTGGATAAAAGAGTGCAACACAGTtttaattgttgataaaaaaagtcatataaaaaacaTCCAATGCATTTTGCGGGGACAACACCACTTCCCCTTTATTAGGGCTCAACACAAGATAAGATTTGGATGGACCAGAAACCAGTGACTTCAAAGATCTAAATTAGAACTGGTATTGAACCGGTCTCTTCATGGAGGAAGAAATTGACAGCAGTTGCTGAGCAGCAATTGAGGCCTCCATAGCTGCTCAGCATCTGCTGCCAGGTACTGGTACTGGTTCTGATATAGATCTGTGAAGTAACTAGCTTCTCTGTGTCCATCCAAGTCTTGTCCTGTGTTGAGTCCAGATGAAGGGGAAGTGGTGCTTcctcctgaaacatgttggctgttttttatgcttttttttttaatcaacaatttAATCAAAAGCCTTCATCTTGGACTCTTTATCAGACTTTGGTCTGGCATGTCTGGTAATGATGGGTGACCATGAATGGAAACCTTGCTGGGTCTAGCCAACCTCACCAAAGCTAATGAGTTTGTTTTCCCAGTGCCTCTTTAAGTATGCAGTACTGAAATTGAACAAGCCAGGTAATATTTTTCTGGTTGTCCAGCTTCCCTGACTCTTATGACTTCAATTCCCTGTTCTTGGCCATCACAGTTGGAACGTGATGTGCCCTTATGTTGCTATAGCCAGATCTTTTCAATTTTCATGTGTTGTGGACATTGTAGTGTGTAAAAACCAaggaaatatgatttttttttgtaggcAACAAACAACACATCTGGCACCAACAAGAACTACACAGTCAAAGTTGCTTCGTTTACACATGTGGGGGAAAGTGGAACAGCCATTTTATTTCTCAAACACTTAGTTTTGATTAAGCaaataaattggattttttttaatttttaatattgcaAGAGAAGTAATATTATACACACTGAGTATTTCTACAAATTCTTGCAGACATTCATTGACTAAACCACATCACCATTTAGCTGTGAATAACACCCTAAAATGtaaagtttatattttttaattaaaatataaggAATATGGTACACACTGCATAGGCATAATTTTATTAAACTTCTACGAAGCCTTTTTTGATAATTACTTTCGTCATGCAGCCTTagagaccaaaaaaacaaaaacatgtttatTTACTAATGAAAGATAGGAATATTGTAACTAAGGAATTTTccataggaagaaagaaagaaagatgtaaaagaaaggaaaataaaaaacctcAGTAAAACACCCCCAGCAAAAAAAATAGGGAAAAATAGGTAGCCCTGAAAAGGATTGTTAAAAGAGGAGAGAGAAACGCCAAGctaatcctttaaacagcttaggaaatTATTCAgcatataagtataaaacaacactaaaaacttgtgtgaaaaatgttggagcacttgcagagtgctagagcgggtgggagcttccacatacagtgtcacaggagcacaggaggaccgccgggaagtctctattgagggatccatgaGCGCTGTGTGTTGGCCGTGTGTTAGCTGGAGCCACAATAAGCCTCATGGAGACGTTGGCTGTttgtctctgggtgggagtggtccagggctgtcaaactggggagctGCCCACAtgctgtctggccaatcagaatgTGTTTTGAAGGCACGGCCTCGCCTTCTTCATCAGCTGATCCTCTAATAGTCACATCACATTTATATAGAGGATACAAGCTTgatgcttctgcctgctccttttgctttccttttgttcacaGTGATCGGGTTCCCCAGCCTGCGCCTGAAGCAGCCTCGGTCCTTTTATAGCctccatttagagactttttttagAGACTAATTTTTAGGGGTTCACCCCCCAGAACTTTTAATCCACTCAAcattcacatggttgcacctttatgtatcagcatgcagatgcatgccttttcatttaaatttcaaactttaatctttttcatcagatggtttagcgcaacattataccaatattgtgtatgtgtttcctcctGAAAAGGATTGTTCACTGTGAATACGATGGGTGAATCCAACTCCAATACACACTGTCAAAAAGCTGATAGGAGAGTTGAGTTTTATAGGAGGTGGGCTGGAACATTTATAAACACCTATTACTGATTATGTAATGCCACCTGACCTCAGTTCAGTTCATAGTTAGGGAATTTAGGTGCAGTGACGAATTTAAGTGAAACGAAACCCTCCTAGCCTTTACAGCCAAGGAGAATATCACCTTAACCTTTTTagctctgcagttgccatggtactgcacatgtgatcagctatgacaccagtcacagtttggttgagaactaACATAAGCAACAACAAAAGAGTTTCTGCAGTTCCAGGAATGCAGTTGTCTGCGGGGGATGACTGAGACTGGTGTCATGCAGGAAGGTAGTTATTGAGATGTGCAGGTGGGTCAGTTCAGacggcaggcagagacatggtcatcaaacaggcaaaggattggtcaAGGCAGCtagcagaaatgtggtcaataaacaggtcaAGGTCAGTACAGGCAAAAGTCAGAGACAACACTGCaaaggtgtggcagtgatcagggacactgttgatgactaaactggctctggtgacactgtactgatgtggcGGCAATCAGgcccattgttgctggctgcaccgGTCTGGGGACATTGTCACTAGTGTGGCAGTGATAAAGATCACtgctgctggcttacactggtctggtgaaacTGGAACCAGTGTGGTGGTGATTAGAAACACTGTTGatggcatacactggtctggtgacactaggactggtgtggcggtgatcaggatcaCCGTtggtggcttacactggtctggtgacactggaactGGAG
It contains:
- the LOC141105235 gene encoding olfactory receptor 1J21-like, translating into MEECHNSTENMFYISAFSFTQTGQCLLFTAVLMMYLMTILGNMTIAVLVCLVPQLHTPMYFFLSNLAISDVIYVSATLPKLLSILLTHDHQMSFSACMTQVYFFSLSAASDVLLLTSMSYDRYMAICKPLQYSLLMSKDVCLSLALTPWLISITNTTVIVLATSLLSFCLSQNIDHLFCNQKALYAITSSDATSRYILMLCQDALLVSVPFLVIMTSYVFIISTILKIQSSEGRLKAYSSCTSHLTTVILFYGPIIILYGKPDSEDSKELDKLLTLLYTAVVPMLNPFVYTLRNKDIFNAIKNIKKKWNMIYMK